In the Armatimonadota bacterium genome, TCGGCGATGTGGATCGCAAACGACGGCGTGGCCAGCAGCACCGTCGCCCCCGGGTTCACCAGGTAGTCGACCTGACGGGCCGTGGCACCGGCGCCGATGGGGATCGTGAAGCACCCGATGCGCGCTGCCGCGTAGTGCACCGCGAGCCCGGCGACCCACAGGCCGTAGGCGAAGGCGTTCTGCACGATGTCGCCGGGCCGGACGCCGAAGCTCCACATGGTGCGGGCCGTGTGGTCGGTGATGACCTCGACGTCCTGCGCCGACCAGATGGTGCTCACCGGCACCCCCGTGGTGCCGGTCGAGGGATGCAGTTCACGCCAGGTCGCGCGGGGCGCCACCGTGTACCGGCCGAAGGGGGGGTGCGCGGCCTGTTCGTCGCGCAGCTCCTGCTTGGTCACGAAGGGCAGGTGGCGCACGTCCTCGAGGGTGGCGACCTGCCCCGGCCGCAGGCCTACCCGTTCGAACCGCTCCCGGTAGAACGGCGCGTCGCGATAGCAGCGCTCGACCTGCCAGCGCAGGCGCTCGCGCTGCAGGACCGCCAGCTCGCGGCGGGGCCGCGTCTCGACGGCCCGGTCCCAGAATCGCTGCCCGGCATCCGGCATGGCCCGCTGGACCGAGAGGAAGGGGCCACCGGCACGGGCGAATCCCTTCCTGTCGGCACCTGGTAGTTTCGCGCGGCGCGCACCACATCCTTGCCGGCGCCTGCGCTGCCCGGCGCGGCCCGGCGGCGGAGAGGGAAGGAGAGGCGGATGAGCACCGTGCTGCGGGTCGCCTTGTCCGGTGTCGTGCTCGTGCTGGTGGGGACCCTGGTCGCGCTGGTCCCCACGGTGTCCTCCGGCGCCCCAGCCTGCCAGCTGGGGATTCCATCGCTCAAACTCGGGGTCCAGGGTGTCGCCTCGGGCCCGCACGCCGACTACGGCCGGCAGATCGAGATGGGGGCGACGCTGGCCATCGAGGAGATCAACGCCGCCGGCGGCATCCTGGGGTGCCGCCTGGAGATGCGCTTCATGGACGACGAGAACCGGCCCGCCACGGGCGTGCGCAACGCCCGGTTCCTCGTCACCGAGTACGGCGCGCACTTCCTGTACGGCACCGACAGCAGCGGCGTCGCCATGGCTCTGGGCCCGGTGCTGCAGGAGCTGGACCGGATCCAGTTCTTCACCCACGCCGCCACCCACCGGCTGACCGAGGAGCTGGTGGCACAGCGGGGCATCAAGCAGATCGTCCGCGTCAGCGTGCCGGTCTACCAGGACGCCGTCGCGGCCCACCTGTTCAAGGACCGCCGGGACATCCGGCGGTGGGCCACCATCGGCGCGGACTACGAGTACGGCTACGCCACCTGGGCCCTGTTCCGCGACCAGATGCGGCGCTTCCGCCCTGACGTCGAGTTCGTGGGCGCGGCCTGGGCGCCGTTCCTGACGCTGGACTTCTCGGCGCACATCGCCGCGGTGATGGCGCGCAACCCCGACGCCATCATCGCCACCCCGTGGGCCGGGGAAGCCGTCACCCTGCTGCGCCAGGCCCTGCTGCAGGGCGTCTTCGACCGCATCCAGGTCTGGTTCCAGGCGATGGGCGGCTCGGTGGACGTGCTCGAGGGCATTCGTGAAGAGGTCAAGGAGAACCGGTTCCGCGGCAAGCTCTACGCCACGGCCCGCTACCTCCACAACTGGCCCAACACCGAGATGAACCGGGCGTTCGTGAGCCGCTTCGCGCGGCGCTTCAACCGGATGCCCAACTACTCCGCCGAGGTCACGTACTCCGCGATCTACATCACCAAGGCCGCGGTGGAGAAAGCCCGGAGCATCCAGACCGACAAGGTGCTCGAGGGCCTCAAGGGGATGCAGATCGAGACGCCGGCGGGCGTGCGCACCTACCGCGCCGAGGACCACCAGTTCGTGTACGCGGTCCCCGCGGGGCGCGTCCTGGCCGACCCGCGCTACCCGATCCCGATCGTGGGCGAGCTGAAGGTCTTCGACCCGAAGGACTACTACCGCTGGCCGCCGTTCGCGGGGCTGGACCTGTCGAAGTGAGGACGCGATCGGCTGCCGTCTGCAGGACCGCACGGTCGACCACCGGCGCCGGTCACGGGCGAGGACAGCGGGTGGTGGCGGCAGGGTAGCATGGAGGACCTGGCGTACCAGGGGCTGATCGGGCTCTCCCAGGCGATGTACCTCTGGCTGATCTCCGCCGGCCTGACGATCATCTTCGGGGTCCTGGGCGTGCTGAACTTCGCCCATGGCAGCCTCTTCATGCTGGGCGCCTACGTTGCCTACACGGCGTACGGGCTGTGGGGACTGCCGTTCGCGGCGGCCGTGGGATTGAGCCTGGCCGTGGTGGCCACGCTGGGGCTGGTGATGGAACGGGGCTTCCTGCGCCACCTGTATGCGCTGGACCACGCCTACCAGCTCCTCCTCACGTTCGGCTTCGTGCTGGTCCTCGACGACGCGGTCAAGCTCGTCTGGGGTGGCGTCTTCAAGATCCCACCCATCCCCCGGTTCCTGGACGCGACCCTGCCAGCGTTCGGCCGGCCGTTTCCCGTCTACAACCTCTTCATCATGGCCGTCGGCGTGCTGGTGGCCGTCGGCCTGTGGGTGGTGTTCGAACGCACCTGGTGGGGCCGCATGGTGCGCGCCACCGCCGCCGATCGCGAGATGGCGGCGGCGCTTGGCATCGAAACCCCGCGCATCTACGCCGGCGTCTTCATGCTGGGGGCGGCGCTGGCGGCACTGGGCGGCGCGCTCGGGGTCCCCGTGCGTCCGGCGTCGCCGGGGATCGGGGTGGCCATGATCGTGCAGGCGTTCGTCATCACCGTGATCGGCGGTCTGGGGAACCTGCCGGGCGCCTTCGTGGGCTCCCTGCTGATCGGTGTGCTGTCCGCCTACGGGACGCTGCTGTTCCCCGTGTTCGAGCTGTTCTTCGTCTTCGTGATCATGGCGGCGGTGCTGCTCGTGCGGCCCCAGGGGCTGTTCGCCCGAGCATGATGCCCGCCCCGGTGCCGCCGGCCGCCGTGCGCCCCGCCGACGCCGCCAGCGTGCGGGCCCGCGGGCGAGCGCTGGGCACAAGCGCCGCGGTGGCCCTGCTGCTGGTCCTGGCGGCGCTGCCGCTGGTGGCGCGCGCCTACGTGCTGTACCTGGTGATGCAGATCGCCATCCTGGCCCTCTTCGCGCTGGGGTTCAACCTCCTGTTTGGCTACACCGGGCTGCTCTCGTTCGGCCAGGCGGGCTTCTTCGCCGTCGGGGCCTACGCCTGCGCGAAGATCCTGCTCCGCGTGCCCTCACTGCCCCTGGGCATCCTCGGCGGCGCGGCGGCGGCCGGGGTGGCCGCCGCCGCGCTGGGGCTGCTGTCGGTGCGCCACACGCGGATCTACTTCTCGATGCTGACCCTGGCCTTTGGCATGATGATCTTCTCCATCGCGTGGAAGTGGCGCGCCGTCACCGGCGGGGACGATGGCCTGGTGGGCGTGCCGCGGGCGCCGGTGGGGCTGCCCGGGCTGGTTCTCCTCGACGTGTCCACCCTCGACCGGTACTACTACGTGGTCCTGGTGGTGGCCGCTGTGGCCACCTACGGCCTGTGGCGGCTGGTGCAGTCGCCCCTGGGCCTGGCGCTGCGCGCCATCCGCGACAGCGAGTCGCGGGCGGCCTTCGCGGGCATCTCGGTGCCCGCCTACCGGCTGGTGGCCTTCGTGGTGGCGGGGCTGTACGCGGGCCTGGCGGGCGCGCTGCTCCCGCCCCTGGAGAACACCGTAACCCCGCCGGTGGCCCACTGGAGCACCTCGGCCGAGCCGATCCTGGCGACGTTGCTGGGCGGCATCTACACCTTCGCCGGCCCGATCGTCGGCGCCGCGCTGCTGGTGCTCCTCAAGGACGTCATCGTGCGCGTCACGGTGCACTGGTCGATCGTGCTGGGCGCCGCCGTCATCGTGCTCGTGATGGGTTTCCGCGGCGGCGTGGCCAGCATCGTCGCCGGGCGCGTGCGGGCGCGGCCGCGATGACCGCGCTGCTACACGCTCAGGCGCTGCGCAAGACGTTCGGTGCGCTGGCGGCCGTCGACGGCGTGGACCTCACGCTGCAGGACGGCGTCCTGGCCGCCATCATCGGCCCCAACGGCGCAGGCAAGACCACCCTGATCAACCTGCTGAGCGGCGCGCTGCTCCCCGATGCGGGACGCGTGCTGTTCCGCGGGCAGGAGATCACGCGGCTCCCAGCGCACGTCCGGGTCCGGCTGGGGCTTGCGCGGTCGTTCCAGGTGATGAACATCTTCCCGCGCCTGAGCGTGCGCGAGAACGTGCTGCTCCCGGTGCTGGCGCGCCGCCGGCCCGCGCTGGCGCCGTTCGCCCGCCTCGATGCCGACGGCGCCGCGCTGGCCGAGGCCGACGGGGTGCTGGCGGCGGTGGGCCTGCTGGCCGAGGCGGAACGCGAGGCGGCGACGCTGGCCCACGGCGACCAGCGCCGGCTCGAGCTGGCCATCGCCGTGGCCTCGCGCCCCGTCCTCTGCTTCCTCGACGAGCCGTCGTCGGGCATGACCCCGCCCGAGCGCGCCGTGGTGCTGGACCTGGTGCGGCGGCTGGCCCAGGAGCGCCACACGACGTTCGTCATCGTCGAGCACGACATGGACGTGGTCTTCGCACTGGCCGCGCGCATCATCGTCATGAACCGCGGCCGGATCCTGGCCGATGGCCCGCCCGAGGCGATCCGCGCCGACCCGCAGGTGCGCGCCGTCTACCTGGGCGAGGAGGACGCGTCGTGATCCTGGAGGTCGACGGGCTGGTGGCCGGCTACGGCCAGAGTGTCGTCGTCACGGGCGTGTCGTTCCACGTGAGCGAGGGCGAGATCACCAGCCTGGTGGGCCGCAACGGCGCGGGCAAGACCACGACGATCCGCGCGCTCGTGGGCCTCGTCCGGCCGCGGGCCGGCCACGTCCTCCTGCGCGGCCGGGCCATCGCCGGCCTCGCGCCCTACGCGATCGCGCGGTCGGGCGTGGGCTACGTGCCCGACGACCGGCGCATCTTCCCCGACCTGACGGTGGAGGAGCAGCTGCGCCTGGCCGCCCGGGTCGCGGCACGCGCGGGCCCCTGGTCGCTGGAGCGGGTCTACGGCCTCTTCCCCACGCTGCGCGAGCTGCGGGCGAGCCGGGGCAGCCACCTGAGCGGCGGCGAGCAGAAGATGCTGGCGATCGGCCGCGCGCTCATCGGCAACCCCCACCTGATCCTGCTGGACGATCCCTCGGAGGGGCTGGCGCCCATGGTGGTGCAGCGCCTGGCAGAGATCCTGCGGGAGATCCGCGCGACGGGGGTCTCGGTGCTCCTGGCCGACCAGAACCTCCGGTTCTGCCGCCGGGTAGCGGATCGCGCCTACGTGATGGAGAAGGGCAGCATCGTCGCCCACGGCCCGATGCAGGCGATCTGGGAGAACCAGGAGCTGATCGCCCGACACCTCGCGGTCTGAGCCGGCGGCGGTCTGGGCCAGCGGCAAGTCTCCGGGCCGGTAGCAGGTTTGGCCGACGGCAGGTCTGGGCCGGTAGCAGCGCGATTTGGGGTCTTCGCCTGCGTCCCTGCGACGCCCTGGCGCGTGCCCTGCGCCGCGGTCGTGGTGGCCTAGATCGCCCCGGAGACCACCGACCGCCCGAGGGCGTGGCGCAGGCTCAGCGCCGCGGCCAGCTCGTCGAACTCGGCGTTGGCCAGCGCCTGCTCGGCCGTGACCAGCGCCGTCTGCGCATCGGTGACCTCGAGCAGGGTGCCGGCGCCGGCCGCGTACCGTCCCTGTGCCAGCCGCAGCGACTCCTGGGCGAAAGCGAGGCCCGCCCGTGCGCTCTCGATGCGCGCCCGCGCGCTCAACAGGTTCAGGTACGCCTGCAGGCTCTGCTGCTGGGCCGCGAGCCGGGCGGTCTCGATGCGTGCCCGTGCGGCCGCCAGCGTGGCCTGCGCCTCGGCGACGGCCGCGGCCGTGCGACCGGCGTCGGCGAGCGGCACGCTCACGGCGCCGCTGACCGACCAGGTGGTCGCCGTCGACGGCGTCAGGGTCTGCGCGGCGCGGGCGTCCAGCGTCACGCGCCAGCCGCCGCTGGCCTGCGCCAGCGCCAGCCCGGCCTCCGCCGCCTCGAGCTCGGCCATGGCCCGACGGACCTCGGGGCGCTCGTCGGCCAGGGCCGGCAACGCCGCCTGCGCCAGCGTAAGCCGCGGGGTCGGCGGCGGTGGCGCCACGACCAGCGGCGTGACGGCGGGCTGGCCGATGGCCGCGTTCAGCGCGGCCTTCGCCTGGTCGACCGCGTTGCGCGCCGCGAGCAGCTCGCCTTCGGCCGCTGCCAGGTTGGCCTGGGCGCGCACGACGTCGGCGCGGGCGACGACGCCGGCGCGGAACTGCCCCTCGGCCAGCCGGAGCAGCTCGCGCGTCTGGACCACCACCTGCTCGCGCACCCGTACCGCGCGCTCGGCGCGCAGGACGTTGACGTAGGCCTGCGCCACGCTCAGGGCCACGTCCTGGCGGGTCGCCTCCAGCGCCAGCTGCGCCGCCTTGAGGTTGGCCTCGGCCTGCCGCACGGCATGGGCGATCTGCCCGCTGTCGTAGAGCACGTACGTGGCGCCCACGCCGGCCGACGCGCTGAAGCCCTGGGGTGTCAGGCCGCTGCCGCTGGAGACCGTGGGCGTGGTGGACGCGGTGACGGTGGGCCCGCGGCCCGCGCGCGCCAGGGCCACACGCGCCTGGGCTGCGGTCACGGCCTGGCGGGCCGCGGCGATGGCCGGGTTGCGCTGGTCGGCCAGCGCCACCAGCTCGGCCAGCCCCAGCGCCGCCGGCGCCTGCCCGGCGGCCGGTGGACTCCACAGCGACAGCGCGGTCAGCACGACAACCAGCAGGGCACCAGTACGCATCGATCCCTCCTCGACCTGGACTCCGGCACTACCGACTGCGCCGCTCCAGGTGCTGAATCATGCGCTCGAAGGCCCGCGCGCGGAACGCTGCGCGCTCCTCGTCCGACAGGGGGCCGATCCCGGGGCGCCCGGGCAACGGCCCGCTCTCGGTCCCGCCGGTAGGGCGCTGCCCGCGCCGACGGGCCTCGAGGCGGCGCCGGGCCTCGTCCAGGGCGGCGCGCTGCGCGGGCGTGAGGATGTCACGGATCGCGCGCGCGATGACCCGGGCGGCCTCCACGTCGTGGGCGGGCGTGTCCTTGAGCGCTCGCAGCAGCGGCAGGATGCGGACGATCTGCTCGCGGCTCAACTGGGTCTGCGGCTCCCGCTCCAGCACCCGCAGCGCCACCACCACGGCCAGGCCGGGGTCGCGCTCGCGCGGTGGCGCCGCGACCGTCTGCCGCCGTGCCACCACGACGGCCACGGCCGCCACTACCGCCAGGGCTGCAACGCCTCCGACCCATATGCGACGCGACATCGATACTCCCTCCCAGACGTTGCGGGCGACCGTCGGTCCATCACGCGACCCCCGGGCGCCCCGCCGATGCCCTCACTCGTACCGCAGCGCGGCGATCGGATCCATGGCGGCGGCCCGCTGCGCCGGGTAGAGGCCGAACCCGATCCCCACCGCCACGGCGAACGAGAACGCCAGCAGCATCGCCGGCGCCGACAGCAGTGTGGGCCAGCCGGCCACGCGCCCGATGAGCGCCGAGCCCAGCGCGCCGACGGCCAGCCCGATGAGGCCGCCGCCCACCGACAGCGCCACCGCTTCCACCAGGAACTGGAGCAGGACGTCCCGCCGCCGCGCGCCCACCGCCTTCCGGATGCCGATCTCGCGCGTGCGCTCGCTCACCGAGACCAGCATGATGTTCATGATCCCGATCCCCCCGACCACCAGGGAGACGGCGGCGATCCCGCCCAGCAACATCGTCATGGTCTGCGAGACGCCACCCAGCGTCTGCAAGAGGTCGGCCTGGCTGCGGATGGTGAAGTCGTCCTCGTCGCCGGGGCCCAGGCGGTGGCGCGCGCGCAACAGCGCGGCCAGCGCCTCGCGGCCGGCGTCCATCGCCGCCTGGTCGACCATCTGCACCTGGATCGTGCGCACGTGCGTGACGCCGAAGAGCCGGCGCTGCGCGGTGGAGAGCGGCACGAACACCACGTCGTCGCGGTCCACGAAGGCGGTGGCGCCCTTGGGCTCCATGACCCCGACCACCGTGAACGTCACCCCGCGGATCCGGATCCGCCGGCCCAGCGGGTCGTCGTCGCCAAACAGCGCCGTCGCCACCGTCTGGCCCAGCACCGCGACCCGGGCACGGGTGCGCACGTCGTCGTCGGTGATGAACGATCCGCGCGCCACCCGGAAGTTGCGCACGGTCTCGAACGCCGGCAGGACGCCGCTGACGCTGGTGGTGGTGTTGGCGGCGCCCGCGGTGACCTGCGCCCGCGCCGTGTACTCGGGGCTCACGCCGACTGCGCCCGGCACCTCGCGCAGGATCGCCTCGGCGTCCTCCACCGTCAGCGTCTGGACGGGCGCGTCGCGCGCGACCCCGCCCAGCCGCTGGGTCCCGGCGAACACGGTCAGGAGGTTGCTGCCCAGCGCCTGCACCTGCTGCTCCACGTTCCGCCGCGCGCCCTGTCCGATGGCCACCATGGCCACCACTGCGCCCACACCGATGATCACGCCCAGCGCCGTCAGCAGCGACCGCAGCGGCGTCGCCGCCAGCGCCCGCAACGCCACCCGCGCGGCATCCCGCACCGTCATGGCGATGTCCCCGGCGCCCCCGGCACTCCGCCCGCCGGCAGCAGCGCTCGCACCGGCCCGTCGCGCACGATGCGCCCGTCGCGGAACTGCACGAGGCGCCGTGCCCAGGCCGCCACCTCGGCTTCATGGGTGACCAGTACCACCGTGAGCCCCTCCTCCACCAGGCGTCGCAGCTGTGCCATGATCTCGCGGGCGGTGGCCGAGTCGAGGTTGCCGGTGGGCTCGTCCGCCAGGACGATCGACGGCCGCATCACCAGGGCCCGTGCGATCGCCACCCGCTGCTGTTCGCCGCCCGAGAGCTGCGCGGGCAGGTGTCCCGCCCGCGCCCCCAGGCCGACCGCCTCCAGTGCCGCCAGGGCCCGCGCGCGCCGGTCCTCGACCCCGGCGTACAGCAGCGGCAGCTCGACGTTCTCCACCGCGGACAGCCGCGGCAGCAGGTTGAACGCCTGGAAGACGAACCCGATGCGGCGGTTGCGGATGCGCGCCAGGGCCGCGTCGTCCAGCGCCGTGACGTCGACGCCGTCCAGCAGGTAGGTGCCGGACGTGGGGCGATCCAGACAGCCCAGGATGTTCATGCACGTCGACTTCCCCGAGCCGCTGGGCCCCATGATCGCCACGAACTCCCCCGCCTCGACGGTCAACGAGATCCCACGCAGGGCCGGGATCTCCACGCCGTCCATGCGGTAGGTCTTCACCACGTCGCGCAGCTCGATCAGCGCCATGGGAGACTACAGGGGGGCGCGCACCTCCGCAGGTCGGCCGGAGCGCGCCCCGACAGCCCCCTCGAGGACCACCGCCGACACTCGTGGGGCGTCAAGCCGCGGGCCTCCCCGGAGGCGGACGCCAGCCGCGTCGCTGACGCGCGTGGGGCGTGCACCTCGCAGGACGCCATCGGGCGCCTCATCACACCTACCGCCCTGGCGAGCGGCGGAACTGGGGCAGGAACGGATTGACCGGCTGGGCAGGGGCGCCGGCCGCGGGCGCGCGCGCGGGACCCAGGTAGACGACCTGGCCGGCCTCCAGGCCCCGGACGATCTCGACCTGACGGCCGTCGGTGGCCCCCACCTCGACGGGCACCGGCCGCAGGTGCTCGCCCTCCACCACGATCACAACCCGGGCGTCCTTGCCCCGCACCGCCTCGGCCGGCACCACCAGCACGCCCTCGCGGGTGAGCACCTGGATCTCGGCATCGACGGTCATGCCCAGGCGCAGGCCCGGGCCAGGGTCGGTCAGGGTGACGACCACCTCGTACTGCGTCACGTTCTGCACCACCACGGCCTGGGGCGCGATGCGCGCCACGCGACCGTGCAGGCGTCGTCCCGGGAGCGCGTCGGCGGTGACCACCACCGGCATCCCGACCCGGACCTGCGCGATGTCCGCCTCGTCGACGTTGACCGTGGCCTGGAGGTGACGGAGGTCGGCGATCGTCATCACCAGCGTGCCCCCGCCGGTGAGCCCGCCGATGACGGTCTGGCCCACCTGCACCGAGCGGCGCGCCACGATACCGGCGATGGGTGCCGTGATGCGCGTCTCGGCCAGGCGGTCCCGCGCCTGGGCCAGTTGCGCGGCCGCCGTGCGCACGCCGGCCGCAGCGGCAGCCACCTCGGCTTCGAGCACGCGCTCCTGCAGCGCGGCGGCCCGGGCTTGCTGCAGGGCCGCCCTGGCCTGGAGCACCTGGGTGCGCGCCAGGTCCACCTCCTCGGGGCGGCTGCCGGCCTCCAGTTCCTGTAGCCGGGCCTGGGCCTGCCGCAACGCGGCCACCGTCACGTCGTGCTGGCTCTGCGCCTGGTCCAGCTGCGCACGCGGCACCAGCCCGTCCTGGTGGAGGGCGCGGGTGCGCTCGAGGGTCTGGCGCGCGGCCTCGGCCTGCACCTCGGCCTGCCGCACGGCCTCGCGCGCCTGCGCCAGCGCCTCCGGGCGCTGGCCGGCCTCCACCTGGGCCAACCGCGCCCGCGCTCCGGCCAGCGCGGCCTCGGCCTCGGCAATGCGCGCGACGTTCTGCGCTCGCGCCAGCGCCAGCTGTCGGCGCGCCTGCTCCCACCGGGCCTGTGCGCTCGCCAGCTGGGCCTGCGCCGTGGCCACCTGCGCGCGGGCGTCGCGGTCGTCGATGACCACCAGCAGCTGGCCGGCGGCCACCCGGTCGCCCTCCTGCACGCGCACGTCCACCACGGTGCCGGTGGCGCGCGACCGCACCTCGACCTGGGAGTAGGGCTGGACTGTCCCGGTGCCCGTCACGCGTACCGCCAGCGTGCCGCGCGTGACCACGGCCGTACGGAAGCGCTCCGCCGGCGCGGGCCGGGCCGTGCGCCCGCGCACGCCCCACAGCCCGCCCGCCAGCAGGAGGACGGCAGCGACCGCGATCACCAGACGCCTGCGCATGTGACTCCCGGGAAGCGTCGCGGCCCGCGCGGGCCACGCGGCAAACGACTCAACATCTCCACCTCATCAGACCGCCAGGCGCACCCCTCCGTTTAGCCCATCGCGCCTGCCGGCCGCACCAACCGCAGGAGGACGCGCCGTCGGTCCAGGGACGTACGGCCACCGCGACCGCAGCTGCGCCGCGACCTGCGCGAGGCCACAGCAGGAAGCTGCGAGAGGCCACACCACGCGTCGATCGGCACGGGACCCGTCAGCCACTGCAGCCGCGACCGGGACATCCGCGCCGTCCTGATGGCCTACGGCACCGGATCCACCAGCAACGTCGCCTCGCCGTCGATCACGGTCTCCCCACGATGGTTGGTGCAGGTGGTGCGCACAGTGAGCAGGCGCCGGTCCGGCCGCCAGGCCAGCACCTCGGCGGTCGCGGTGACGGTGTCACCCAGCCGTACCGGCCGCAGGAAGCGCAGCGTCTGGCTGACGTAGATCCCGCCAGGCCCGGGCAGGCGCATCCCCAGGACGGCGGAGATCAGGCCTGCGGTGAGCATCCCGTGGGCGATGCGCTCGCCGAAGCGGCTGCGGCTGGCGAAGGCGGCGTCGACGTGCAGCGGGTTGTGGTCGCCCGTGAGGGCGGCGAAGGCCGCGACGTCGGCCTCGGTGATCGTCCTGGTCCACGACGCCCGCTGGCCCGGGGCGAACGCCATCGCGGCCGCGCGCCTACCGGGCCGTCCAGCCCGCGTCCAGCGGCAGCGCGGCCCCGGTGATCATGGCCGCCGCGTCGGTGCACAGGAACACCGTCAGAGCGGCCACCTCCTCGGGCTCGATCAGGCGCTTGCGGGCGTGCGCCGGCAGCATCACCTTCTCGACGACCTCGGCCGGGGCGATGCCGTGCACGCGCGCCTGGTCGGCGATCTGCCCTTCCACCAGCGGTGTGCGCACGTAGCCCGGGCAGATGGCGTTCACGGTGATCTGGTGCTCGCCGACCTCCCACGCCGCCACTTTGGTGAACCCCACCACCCCGTGCTTGGCCGCGACGTACGCCGCTTTGAACGGCGACGCCACCAGGCCGTGGGCCGAGGCGATGTTGACCACGCGCCCCCAGCGCTGGCGGATCATGTGGGGCAGGGCGTGCTTGGTGCACAGGAACGTGCCGGTGAGCATCACGCCCACCAGCCGGTCCCAGCGTTCCTCGGGGTACTCGACGATGGGCGCCACGTACTGCACGCCCGCGTTGTTCACGAGGATGTCCAGGCGACCGAACCCCTCGACGGTCTGCGCCACCATGGCCCGCACCGCCCCGACGTCGGCCACGTCGCAGGCGATGGCCTGTGCCTGTCCGCCGGCTGCCGCGATCTCGGCCGCCGTGGCCTGGGCGCGGCCGGCATCCACGTCGGCGACCACCACGGCCACACCCTCGCGGGCCAGGGCCTGCGCGATGGCCCGGCCGATACCCGACCCCGCGCCGGTGACGATCGCGGCGCGGCCCGCCAGGTGCCCCTCACCCATCGCTGCCTCCTGACCGCCGGCACGACGACGCGAGGGGTGCCCTGGCATCCACGCCCCGGGCACCCCTGCGCCGGACCGGTCGGTGCGCTACGACGTCTGCGCCGCTGCCAGCAGCGCGCGCTTCCCGTACACCCGCGCCAGGTGGGCGCGGTACTCGGCGTCGGCGAACAGGTCGTCCAGCACGTCGACGCCGTCGGTGGCCTGCTGCACCGCCTCGACCACCGTGGCCTCGTCGATGCGCTTGCCGCGCAGCGCCGCCTCCACGGCCTTGGCGCGGTAGGCGTGGGGGCCGACGCCCGTGAACGCCAGGCGCACCCGTTGCTCATACCCGTCAGGCCCCAGGCGCACCACCGCCGCCGCGCCCACCACCGCGAAGCCGCTGGCGGGATGCTTCATCTTGCGGTAGGCCGAGCCCGTCACGCGCGGCGGGATCGGCACCTCCACCTCGGTGATGATCTCGCCGGGCTGCAGGGCGGTCTGGTACAGCCCCGTGAAGAAGCCGTCGGCCGGAACGGCCCGGGCGCCGGCCGGGCCCCGCACGTGGATCACGGCCTCCAGCGCCAGCACGGCCGCAGGGTAGTCGGCCGCAGGATCGGCGTGGGCCAGGCTGCCGCCGATGGTGCCGCGGTTGCGCACCTGGAGGTCGCCGATCGCCTCGGCCGCCTGCGTCAGGGCGGCGAAGTGTCGGGCGACGATCGGCGAGCGCTCGATCTCGGCGTGGGTGGTGAGCGCGCCGATGCGCACCGCCTGGGCGTCCTCGCGGATGTAGCTCAGGCCCGGAATGCGCCCCAGGTCGATCAGCAGGGGCGGCGAGGCCAGGCGGAGCTTCATCAACGGCAGCAGGCTGTGCCCGCCGGCCAGGAGTTTGGCCTCGGGGTTCTGCT is a window encoding:
- a CDS encoding ABC transporter ATP-binding protein, translated to MTALLHAQALRKTFGALAAVDGVDLTLQDGVLAAIIGPNGAGKTTLINLLSGALLPDAGRVLFRGQEITRLPAHVRVRLGLARSFQVMNIFPRLSVRENVLLPVLARRRPALAPFARLDADGAALAEADGVLAAVGLLAEAEREAATLAHGDQRRLELAIAVASRPVLCFLDEPSSGMTPPERAVVLDLVRRLAQERHTTFVIVEHDMDVVFALAARIIVMNRGRILADGPPEAIRADPQVRAVYLGEEDAS
- a CDS encoding branched-chain amino acid ABC transporter permease, with translation MEDLAYQGLIGLSQAMYLWLISAGLTIIFGVLGVLNFAHGSLFMLGAYVAYTAYGLWGLPFAAAVGLSLAVVATLGLVMERGFLRHLYALDHAYQLLLTFGFVLVLDDAVKLVWGGVFKIPPIPRFLDATLPAFGRPFPVYNLFIMAVGVLVAVGLWVVFERTWWGRMVRATAADREMAAALGIETPRIYAGVFMLGAALAALGGALGVPVRPASPGIGVAMIVQAFVITVIGGLGNLPGAFVGSLLIGVLSAYGTLLFPVFELFFVFVIMAAVLLVRPQGLFARA
- a CDS encoding TolC family protein codes for the protein MRTGALLVVVLTALSLWSPPAAGQAPAALGLAELVALADQRNPAIAAARQAVTAAQARVALARAGRGPTVTASTTPTVSSGSGLTPQGFSASAGVGATYVLYDSGQIAHAVRQAEANLKAAQLALEATRQDVALSVAQAYVNVLRAERAVRVREQVVVQTRELLRLAEGQFRAGVVARADVVRAQANLAAAEGELLAARNAVDQAKAALNAAIGQPAVTPLVVAPPPPTPRLTLAQAALPALADERPEVRRAMAELEAAEAGLALAQASGGWRVTLDARAAQTLTPSTATTWSVSGAVSVPLADAGRTAAAVAEAQATLAAARARIETARLAAQQQSLQAYLNLLSARARIESARAGLAFAQESLRLAQGRYAAGAGTLLEVTDAQTALVTAEQALANAEFDELAAALSLRHALGRSVVSGAI
- a CDS encoding ABC transporter ATP-binding protein — encoded protein: MILEVDGLVAGYGQSVVVTGVSFHVSEGEITSLVGRNGAGKTTTIRALVGLVRPRAGHVLLRGRAIAGLAPYAIARSGVGYVPDDRRIFPDLTVEEQLRLAARVAARAGPWSLERVYGLFPTLRELRASRGSHLSGGEQKMLAIGRALIGNPHLILLDDPSEGLAPMVVQRLAEILREIRATGVSVLLADQNLRFCRRVADRAYVMEKGSIVAHGPMQAIWENQELIARHLAV
- a CDS encoding branched-chain amino acid ABC transporter permease translates to MMPAPVPPAAVRPADAASVRARGRALGTSAAVALLLVLAALPLVARAYVLYLVMQIAILALFALGFNLLFGYTGLLSFGQAGFFAVGAYACAKILLRVPSLPLGILGGAAAAGVAAAALGLLSVRHTRIYFSMLTLAFGMMIFSIAWKWRAVTGGDDGLVGVPRAPVGLPGLVLLDVSTLDRYYYVVLVVAAVATYGLWRLVQSPLGLALRAIRDSESRAAFAGISVPAYRLVAFVVAGLYAGLAGALLPPLENTVTPPVAHWSTSAEPILATLLGGIYTFAGPIVGAALLVLLKDVIVRVTVHWSIVLGAAVIVLVMGFRGGVASIVAGRVRARPR
- a CDS encoding ABC transporter substrate-binding protein yields the protein MSTVLRVALSGVVLVLVGTLVALVPTVSSGAPACQLGIPSLKLGVQGVASGPHADYGRQIEMGATLAIEEINAAGGILGCRLEMRFMDDENRPATGVRNARFLVTEYGAHFLYGTDSSGVAMALGPVLQELDRIQFFTHAATHRLTEELVAQRGIKQIVRVSVPVYQDAVAAHLFKDRRDIRRWATIGADYEYGYATWALFRDQMRRFRPDVEFVGAAWAPFLTLDFSAHIAAVMARNPDAIIATPWAGEAVTLLRQALLQGVFDRIQVWFQAMGGSVDVLEGIREEVKENRFRGKLYATARYLHNWPNTEMNRAFVSRFARRFNRMPNYSAEVTYSAIYITKAAVEKARSIQTDKVLEGLKGMQIETPAGVRTYRAEDHQFVYAVPAGRVLADPRYPIPIVGELKVFDPKDYYRWPPFAGLDLSK